GGGGTAGGAAGTTAAAAATGGGGAGAGTTTCTCTAAAATTTAACGGTGGGGGTCCCTTGGGGTGGTGCGAAGGGGGTTAGGGGTCAGGGACAAAATTTGGAAGGGTCCGTAACAACATAGGGCACTTCTGACCGGAAATGGAATTGGCCCTGGCTGGGGGATCTTTTTCCCCAGTTACCGGCAGTTATCAAAAACTCCTACCTGGTTTATTTAGTTTTGGCTTAACTTTTAAGTAGTCCTCACCCCGGACCCCTCTCCCACGCTGCGGGAGAAGGGAGTTGGGGAGTGAAAGCAGTTTTCCAAAGTCACTATTCACTGGATCAGGTACGGCTATAAGCTTCTGTAGGGATTCAGGGAAATAAAACCCACATTTCCCCTGCCCGACGTGGGAAGGGGGTCAGGTTAATTAAAAAGATACCCTTGAAAAGGGTAAGGGGAGTATTTCTTCTTCTACTTACTATGTTGATACAGATACAATTCTTCATCGGGTATTTGACAGAGAGGCTTCCAGGTTTTACATTAAGTGGTAGGAGGTTTTTTACTATGAACATGAAAGCCAAATCTTCCCTCTGGTATATTCTGGGAGCTCTTATTTTTTTATTTTTCTTTGAATATCACCTGCTGACACCCAACGTTCAGCAGATATCCTATAGTGACTTTAAGAGCCTTATACGAGAGGGAAAACTTAAATCCGTAGTAATCGGTTCGGATTTTATACGAGGGATTTCCAAGGAAGATGCAAGGACACAGAACCAGGGGAAGATGTATGTTGCAGTTAAAGTCGAAGATCCTAAACTGATAGAAGATCTGGAAAAAGCCGGGGTCCAATATTCGGGTCAATATGAAAATCCCTGGATCCGAGATATTTTATCTTGGGTTGTTCCCTTAGTCATTTTAATAGCCATCTGGGGTTATTTTTTCAGGAGGATGGGAAACGCAGGGACCGGAATTCTTTCCTTTGGAAAAAGCCGGGCCAAGATTCAGAGTGAAAATAAGACCGGAATTACCTTCAATGATGTAGCCGGATTACATGAGGCCAAGGAAGAACTCAAAGAAATTGTAGAGTTTTTGAAAAATCCGGAGAAATTCCAGAGGCTGGGAGGGAGAATCCCGAAAGGAGTCTTACTGGTAGGTCCTCCTGGTACCGGAAAAACCTTATTAGCCAAGGCTGTAGCCGGGGAAGCCAGTGTTCCTTTCTTTAATATTAGCGGATCGGATTTTGTAGAGATGTTTGTAGGTGTAGGGGCCGCACGGGTTCGGGATCTTTTTGCACAGGCCCAGGAGAAAGCTCCCTGTATTGTTTTTATCGATGAGCTGGATGCCTTGGGTAAAGCCAGGGGGATTTCTCCCATTGGCGGGGGCCACGAAGAGCGGGAACAAACTCTCAATCAACTCCTTGTAGAAATGGACGGATTCGACTCCCGAAAGGGTGTTATTATCATGGCCGCCACCAACCGTCCGGAAATTTTAGACCCTGCTTTGTTGCGACCCGGGCGATTTGATCGTCATGTTGTGGTAGATAAACCGGATCGTAAGGAACGGGAAGCCATCTTAAAGATCCATGCAAGAAATGTCAAACTTGCTAAAGACGTAGATCTCAGCATTATTGCAGCCAGAACCCCGGGATTTGTCGGAGCCGACCTGGCCAATATTGTCAACGAAGCAGCTCTGTTAGCCGCCCGAAAGGATAAAGATGCCGTCGAAATGAAGGATTTTGAAGAAGCCATTGATCGGGCTATTGGAGGTCTGGAAAAAAAGCAACGGGTTTTAGGTGATCAGGAAAGAAAGATCGTCGCTTATCATGAAGCGGGTCATGCCTTAGTGGCCGCTTCCGTCGCCCATGCAGATCCGGTTCATAAAATCTCCATTGTCTCTCGGGGGATCGCAGCCCTGGGTTGGACCTTACAACTGCCTACGGAGGATCGGTACCTGATGACCAAGTCGGAACTTTTAGACAGAATGGCGGTCCTCCTGGGAGGGCGTGCCGCTGAGGAATTGGTATTTCGGGAAATCTCGACTGGAGCCCAAAACGACCTTCAAAAATCTACCGATATTGCTCGAAGCATGGTCATGGAATACGGCATGAGCGAAAACCTGGGTCTTCTGACCTTCGAGAAAGACCGAAGGTCTCCGTATCTGGGGGTGAGCGGACTCGGCTATGGGCGTGAATATGGAGATCGGGTAGCCGATGAAATCGACCGGGAAGTTAAACGGATCGTGGACGAAACTTATCAACGGGTCCGGGATATCCTCCAGAGAAAATACGAAAAATTGGAGACTCTGGCCAATGCACTTCTGGAAAAGGAAACTCTGGAAGGGGAGGAACTCAAGGCCTTATTAGCCTAAAGAGAAGAAAAGAAAACCAGGATAAACACTCCCCTCTATCCGTAGGCGTCAGGATAAAGATGAAAGGCTTTGGATTTCCTCACTCCGGGGCCCTGCCTCCTAAGTTATAGGTATTCAGTTCTTAACTCTTTTAACCTGACGCCGGACCCTTTAACCTCCTCTCTTTCCTCCTCCAAAATGCAAAACCAGGAAGAAGAACAGGAATAGTACTGTCCTGGGCCTAAACAGGAAGATGATCGTTTTACCTGTTGACAACCCTATCCCAAATGAGATATACAATCAGAATAAAACTAAGTCCTCTTATTGAATCTGCCTTTAAACAATTCAGCGAGGGATAGGGTTCCATGAGCGATATAGTCAAAACCCCTGCTTCGAACCCTCAAAGGGAGGTCTACGGTCCTCTGGACAGGTGATCACGACCGGCCTGGTCCTGTTAAGGGTAAACAGGGTCAAGTCGGTGAAATTTACCTGGTGGTTATGAAATCCGGCACCCAACGCATAAAACAAAGATTCGTTCCCTTTATCCTCTTACTTCCAGCGGTAACCCTGACCGTTCTATTCCTGATACTTCCTCTATTTTACCTGGTCATGATGAGTTTCACAGAGGGGTCCAGCTTTTTCTTTGAGCAAAAATTTACCCTGGATAATTACAGGGAACTGTTCAGTCGCTATCGAGGGGTCATCCGAACTACTGTGTTCCTGGCCTTGGCTTCTGCCATAGTTGATCTCCTCTTAGGTTATCCCTTTGCCTACTTCCTCCAGAGCCGCTTTCCCTATAAAGACCTGGCCCGGGCCTTGATAATCTTTCCCCTCTTTGGAGGGCTGTATCTGGCCTTTGGTTTATACTATTTGTTTTTACCTAAAGGGGTTCTTTCACCCCTTTTAGAAAGGCTAGGGATTAATGTGTTATCCCTCCTCTACTCAGAGAGTTCTGTTATTCTTGGCATGGCTATTTTAACTTTTCCGTTCATGGTTGCAAATATTATGACAGCCCTTCAGAACATCGATCCTATCTTAAAAGAAGCTGCTTTATGCTTGGGGGCCAGCCGGTTCAGAATTTTTTGCAGAATTACCCTTCCCTTGACATGGTCTGGTATGGTAGCCGGGTTTTTAATGTGCTTCGGTTGGAACCTGGGAGCCTATGAAATACCTCTATTCCTGGGCAGCCAGGCCGAACAGCAGGTGGTCTCTATTAAGATGTATCAACAGGCTCTGGTCATGTCCAATTATGGACTCTCTGCAGCACTGGGCATGGTTGTCATGGCCCTTTCCTTTTCGGTAACTTATCTCTCCCTGAGATTTTCCAAAGGAGCCTTGACATGAATCCGTCTGTTGTAATCTCGGGTTTTAAAGGAGCAGGTGTATGAGCCTTTCGGGGATCCCTTTAGATCCGCAGATAAAAAGCGAAAAGGAGAGGGAGGGAAAGGGAGAAATCTTTTACGTTTCCACACCTCCCCCCACCCATACTCCCCTACCTGGTCCTTATCTTCCAAAGATCCAGACCTTCTTTCTTAATGAACTGGCCTATCTTTATGTCCTATTTTGTCTCTTGATCTCTGTCATGCCCTTTGGAGTCACCCTCTGGTATTCTCTCTTGACACGGGGTAAATCTCCAAAATTAACCCTGGCAAATTATCAATATGTCTTTGGGAGTTTTCTCGATTCCCTTCTACTCAGCTCAAGGGTTAGCCTTGTAACCCTTCTTTTTAATTTCCTCATCGTCATTCCAGCCGCTTATGCCCTGGTACGTTGTGAGTTCAAAGGAAAGAAATTCGTTCTCACGCTACTGAATGTACCCCTTTACTCACCGGCTATTATTCTGGGGATCGGTCTGCTGCTCATCTATCACTTTACTTATGGCCTCTATAACTCTTTCTGGGGCCTCTGTTTTGGTATGATGGTGGGAACTTTTCCGCTCATGCTTATGCCGGTTATGGTCGCTCTAAAGGACCTGGATAAGGTTTACGAAGAGGCTGCCCTATGCCTGGGTGCCAGTCCGCTCTATACCTTCTTTAAAGTCACACTCCCTCTGATAGGCCCCGGCATTAGTGCCGGGATTATTTTGAATTTCGTCATTGTCTGGAACGAATTTCTAGTTACCTTATTTATCGCAGGTCCGGATTATATCACGGCACCTTTAAAAGTCTATAACCAGATCCTCTGGTTTGGGTACCAGAACACCACCGCAGCCCTGGCCGCCACCTTGCAGATCATTTCTTTTCTGGCTTTGATGGTCTACTTTAAATTGTTTGGATCTCGCTTTTTAAAGGGAAGGTTCTTTTAATATTTCTCAGAGGGTAATCCCGGTGACGGTTCCTATCTTACATAATGGGCTATTAGACAAAGGAAAAAGAGGCGGTGTATTTCTATGCAAGACTAAATATCAGGCGCTGTAAATCCTGCAGGAGTTGTAATACGAGATGGTATTTTGGTAATTGACGAAATAAAGCAAATTAGCATTTCGTGCCGACCGGGGCAGTTCTTCTAACTACGGCAGGATTTACGCGACGCAAAGGATCAGGAATGGCTTCTGTCAGGTTGGTTAATGTCACCAAAAGATATGGAGAAATTGTAGCTGTGGATCGAGTTAACCTGACCGTTGAAAACGGGGAATTTATAACCCTTCTAGGTCCGAGTGGGTGTGGGAAAACAACCACTCTCCGGATGATTGCGGGACTTGTGGAGCCTAGCGAAGGGGAAATCTATTTTGATGACGAACTGATGAATGCCGTACCGGTCAATCGGCGAAATGTTGGATTTGTTTTTCAAAGTCACGCTTTATTCCCCCATATGACCGTGCAAGAGAACCTTGCGTTCGGGTTGAAAGCGAGGGGATTTCCCAAGCAAGAAATCAAAAAGAGGATCCAGGAAGTCCTCCATCTGGTGGAGATGGTGGGATTTGAGAAGCGTAAGCCGCATCAACTGAGTGGTGGTCAACAACAGCGGATCTCATTGGCTCGGGTTCTCGTGGGAGATCCCACGGTGCTACTTTTCGACGAACCCTTGAGTTCCCTGGATTTCAATCTACGGAATACCCTGAAGTTTCAAATCAAAGAGCTGCAGCGGAGAACCCGAAAGACGGCCATTTATGTGACCCATGATCAATCCGAGGCTTTTGCTATCTCCGATCGGATTGTCGTCATGGATCGCGGCCGAATTCAGCAGATCGGAACCCAACTGGACATTTACCTGAGGCCCCAAACACCCGTTGTAGCCAACTTCATAGGCTCCCATAATTGCTTCCGGGGAATTTTAACAGAATGGGAACCGGAGAGCGGCTTGGGGGTCCTTGATTGCGAAGGCCTGCTCCTTAAAGTGAGGATGTCAGAAGGTTACTACCCTAGAGCAACGCAGGACTCTACACCCCATCGGGTTTTGGCCTACTTGCGTCCGGAAGAGATAGAGATCCTCGATCATCCCGAAAATGAAGCCTATCTAAATTGTTTCCGGGGCCGAATTCAACAGGTAATTTTCGAAGGTTCCACTCTCCGTGTCTATGTAGAGGTAGCCGATCGTATCCTGCAAGCCGAAGTAAGCGGAAAAAAGCGGTTGAGCTTCTTCGGCAAAGAAGGACTCAACGTTTATATCGGTTTCAGCGATCTAACCCTGATACGGGAGAAGGAATAAGCCGCAAAGGGCTCCGAAAAGTAGACGTATAAGAGTTTCCCTACGCTCAGAGCCCTTTGTGGATAAATTATTGGAGTCTTTGTTCATAATACTTCATCCAGCTATCCATATGGGTACCCACAAAATTCCAATCCACCGGCTTATACTGCTTTTGCACGATCTCCAGAGAAGGGTACATGGAAGAATAGGAGGGTTTAATCCAGTCCGGCAAAAGTCCTTCATAGTGAGGGCCTAAAAGCCCCTCGTGAAATTCTGCCCAGGGACCTTTCTCCAGTTTCCAGCTATCAGGAGGAACTTGCCGTTCATCGCTCAGTTCAAAGTTGATAAAAATCTGAGCCAGCACCGGGTGTGGGGCGTTTTTGGGAATCCAGGCAAATCCATTAGCCATGGCCTGTCCCGATTCCGCGTTCAGAAAAGCTGTGGATTCATAACCCTCTAAAAATTCAAGGCGAGCCAGGGAGTTCCAAAACATAACGGCATGGACCGCTTCGGACCGTAGGAGTTGTTGCATCTCGGAGCTGGAAGTAGTGTATTTCACCACATTAGGACCGATTTTATCCACCGCAAAGTCAATAGCTTTTTTCATATCTTCATCCTTTTTATAATCCCCACCCAGAGACCAGCAGAGCCCGATTAGAAAACCCGCCGCAGTGATATCTCCCGGCTTGGCTAATGTCAGCTTCCCCTTTAACCTTGGATCTGCCAGATCTTTCCAGTCCTTGAGAAACCCTGCCTTGTCTTTGTTGTAAACGATACCTGGGGAGGCAGTTGCTTGAAACGCCACGGCATTGGGTGCATAAACGAATGAAGGTAAGACATTCTTCAGGTTGGGAACCAGATCAGAGGGTAAAAAAGGCTGCACCACGTCGTGGCTCAAGGCTTCATGGTAATAATTTTCCTCGATGGCCAGTACATCATAGGGAGCCGGATTTCCGGCCTTTTGTGCAGTATATAAGTTCGTCAGGTAAGTCCCCGGTTCTTGTGTACCCAGATACTTGATCTCTACCTCAACCCCATATTCTTTCTTGACATATTCTTTAAATTTATCCACCAACGTGTCATTGGCCGTATAGGTCCAATTCCCGACAATTACCTCCCCTTCTTTTTTTATTTGCTCAATGAGCTCCGCCCGGGTCAGGGTTTTATCCAGAATGGGAACTCTAATCTGATCTTCGGCTCCCTGAACCTGTGAAGAGAAGACTGAAAAGGCCCCCATCAAGAAAAAGATCCAGATGACCCTGGAGGAAAAAACGCGTTTCAGTCGGATAGTATGGCGTGTAGACTCTAACATAGCAGGACCTCCTTTACCGAGACCCGTTTTTATCGATAACCAGAACGGAGTCCGGTTCGATGAAGACAGTCTCTTTGGCTAATCGTTATCATTTAATCTCTCTGGGTATTGGGAAATCTTCGTACCTTCCTCCCCGCCTCCTTTCCCCCACAAGCGGGGGAAGGGGGGGATAGAGATGGGGCTGGATTTCCACATTTTTCAGATAACCTGTATAAAAGATCGGACCCTGCAAGTTTCAAGTGATTCGGTTATGATAAAGATTCGAGTATCCGATAGTGGAAGAGAAAGCGGGAAGGTAAAAGGCCGTCGCATTAACCTTTCTCTGCCAGATATTTATACCGTTCCCTTAATACAGCCTTTTGGACCTTCCCTGTAGCCGTTGTTACCGGTAAGGTCTCAACAAATTCTACATATTTGGGTTTTTTGTAACCGGCTAAACGGGTTCTTACATAGTCAATGACCTCTTCTTTGGTCAACATAGCCCCTTCTTGAGGAACTACAACGGCCAGGACCGATTCACCCCATTCCCTATCCGGTATTCCGATTACCGCTACGTCTTTGATTTTATCGTGTTGTCGTAGCAGTTTTTCTATCTCGACCGGATAAATCTTTTCTCCCCCACTGATAATCATATCCTTTGACCGCCCGACAATATAGATAAATCCCTCCTCGTCGTATCGCCCCAGGTCACCGCTATAAAGCCAACCTTCCCGGAGGGTTTCAGCCGTTTTTTCCGGCATGTTCCAATACCCTTGCATAATGGTAGGACCCCTGGCGATAATTTCTCCTACTTCTCCCACGGCTACATCCTTTCCTTCCTTGTTTACGATACGGACTTCCACCAGAGGATGTGGCTTTCCCACCGAGTTGATCTTAGCCTGGTTTTGCCGGGTTAGCCGGCAGAAAGTCAGAATACAACCCGCTTCGGTCAGGCCATAGGTTACATAGACGTCTGCATGAAAATGTTGTAGGATTCCATTCAGGAGATCGGGAGGAAAAGTATCAGAAGATCCCAGGCAGCGTTTAACGGAACTCAAATCATAGTTCTGCAAGTTTGGTACTGCAAGCAACCTCCGCCAGACGGTAGGAACACAAAAAATATTGGTGACCCGGTATTTCTGGACCATCTCCAGAATATCCTCGGGATCCGGTCGGTCCAGGATAATAACGGTAGCTCCTACCATAAAATGGGGTAATAGAATACAATCCGGACCCCCGGTATGGAACAAGGGATAGAGAACCAACCCTCGATCTTCCTCTACGTTTCCGGTCTTAAGGGCCCAGGCCAGGGCGTGGAGATAATGGTTTTTATGGGAAAGTACAGCCCCTTTTGGAAATCCTGTAGTTCCACTGGTATAGAGAATAATATGCGGATCGTTTTCATTGACTTTCACAAGGGGTTCCTCATCTGATTGTAACTCCATAAGTTCTTCCAAATAGGGTCCCATAGGGGGATTTCCATCAGATTTCTGAGTTTCCGGGTCTTGATAGTAAAAAACCTGCCGGACGCTTTGCAGGTCAGGAAGGATAGGAAGGACTGTTTCAGAGAAATTCCTATGAACAATAAAAACCGAACTCCCTGACTGAGTCAGGGTATATTGAATTTCACTTCCTTTGTACCAGAAGTTAACCGGCACCATGATCGCCCCGATTTTTGCCAGGGCAAAATAGATCATCACATATCGGGCTGAATTCCTTCCCAGAACTGCTACCCGGTCCCCTTTCTGAACCCCTGATTGAAGGAGAACTCGCGATAGACGGTTTACCTGGCGATTCAGCTCCTGATAAGTCCAACTTTCTCCACGAAAAATCAGAGCCACCTTGTTTCCGTACATCTCCGATTTAGCATTCTTACGCAGGATATCTCCGAGAAGCATGTTTTAACCCCTGGTCTACGATCCGTAATTCTTGATTTTGAACCACGGATTCAGGATGAGGGGTAAAAGAAAAATTTAAAGAAATGATTTTCGTAAATTGGAGGCCCCCAACCCGGTATCGGACGAATCAGCGATGGGTCTGGGATAAAACCCCGGGAATAACCTGCCGGGCATCAGTACCTTGGAAGGGTCTTCACTTATGCTTAACTTACAGAGGACGGTTTAGCTCCCCTCTGGACTGGCCTCTAATTTGACATTGAGGGTCAGAGACTTCCCGCCCCGGATGATGCCCACAGAAATTATCTCACCAACCCGTTGCTGGCGGATGATTTGAGTAATATCATCGGAGTTTATTATTTTCTCGCCGGCAATTTCGGTAATAATATCGCCCCCCACCATAATTTTACGACTCCCCAGTAAGTAAGCTTTATTTCCCCCCTGGATACCGGCTTTATCGGCAGGACTCCCCCGATAAATCTGAGCAACCATAAAACCTTCCTGAACGGGTAACTTCAAAATTTCTGCAATTTCGGGAATAATAGTCAGGCCACTGGCCACTCCCAACCAGGGTCTTATAACCCTTCCCTGGGTTATAAGCTGGTCTGCAATTTCTTTAGCCGTATGAATGGGAATGGCAAAACCAATACCCTGGGACCCTCCGGATCTGGAATAAATGGCGGTATTGATACCGATGACCTCTCCCCTGGAGTTGATTAGAGGGCCACCGCTGTTCCCAGGATTAATGGAGGCATCGGTCTGGATCACCTGACGGACTTCTGCATTTTCACTGATTCGGAGTTGTCGGTTCAGGGCGCTGATCACACCGGAGGTAACCGTTTGGTTAAATCCAAAAGGATTTCCAATAGCAATGGCCCTTTGGCCGACACGAAGTTTACGGGAATCTCCTAAAGTCACAGGACGTAGTTCGGGACTGGGGGGGATTTGAATCACCGCCAAATCGGTTCCTGGATCCCGACCTACCAGTTTGGCAGGAACCTTTTTACCATTCGCCAGGGTTACCTCTAAAATCCTGGCATCTTCGATTACATGGTTGTTGGTCAGGATATGCCCCTTGTTATCGATAATAAATCCAGATCCCTGACCTTCTCGAGGTACGATATCCATCCAAAAGTTCAGTTCTAGAGTGGTTGCTGCAATATTAACCACAGAGGGAGAAACCCGCTCATATACTTTAATCACGGTCTTTTCACTCAGATCTTCATCGGGAAAAGAACTATTTACTTCGGAAACCCTGGACTCTTCCAGAGGAACTTCCCTCGTAATTTCTGAAGCCGTCGGTAAGAGTTTTGTTATTTGACCGGACTTTAAATTCTCATAATAGGTCACACCCACAAAGACCAGGATACCACTTATGAGGCCGCTTAACAGAGAGACAATAATATAACGGTACATAAGAATTTAACCACAAAGGGACTTTGGATTACGACAAAACCCCGGTCTTTTCATCGCCCTCCCCCTTTATTTTTTTCTATCTATCGTGGTCCAAAATGCCTTTGTGTCTTTGTGGTTGAATTCTTTAAATCCTAGATTATTTAGAATAATCTATCACTTCTGCCTCTTTAGGAACTTTAAAGTCAAATACACTATCTGCTACGTGGGTATTGAGCTGGATAGAATGGAATTCAATGGTGGTCGTATCTTCATTGTTCTCTAAAAGCTGAGTCTTAATTGGAAGCCAGAGGTCCTTATCAATCCAGAGGGTCATCTTGGAAAAGTAAGATGAGAGG
This window of the Candidatus Limnocylindrales bacterium genome carries:
- a CDS encoding extracellular solute-binding protein, coding for MLESTRHTIRLKRVFSSRVIWIFFLMGAFSVFSSQVQGAEDQIRVPILDKTLTRAELIEQIKKEGEVIVGNWTYTANDTLVDKFKEYVKKEYGVEVEIKYLGTQEPGTYLTNLYTAQKAGNPAPYDVLAIEENYYHEALSHDVVQPFLPSDLVPNLKNVLPSFVYAPNAVAFQATASPGIVYNKDKAGFLKDWKDLADPRLKGKLTLAKPGDITAAGFLIGLCWSLGGDYKKDEDMKKAIDFAVDKIGPNVVKYTTSSSEMQQLLRSEAVHAVMFWNSLARLEFLEGYESTAFLNAESGQAMANGFAWIPKNAPHPVLAQIFINFELSDERQVPPDSWKLEKGPWAEFHEGLLGPHYEGLLPDWIKPSYSSMYPSLEIVQKQYKPVDWNFVGTHMDSWMKYYEQRLQ
- the ftsH gene encoding ATP-dependent zinc metalloprotease FtsH, with the translated sequence MNMKAKSSLWYILGALIFLFFFEYHLLTPNVQQISYSDFKSLIREGKLKSVVIGSDFIRGISKEDARTQNQGKMYVAVKVEDPKLIEDLEKAGVQYSGQYENPWIRDILSWVVPLVILIAIWGYFFRRMGNAGTGILSFGKSRAKIQSENKTGITFNDVAGLHEAKEELKEIVEFLKNPEKFQRLGGRIPKGVLLVGPPGTGKTLLAKAVAGEASVPFFNISGSDFVEMFVGVGAARVRDLFAQAQEKAPCIVFIDELDALGKARGISPIGGGHEEREQTLNQLLVEMDGFDSRKGVIIMAATNRPEILDPALLRPGRFDRHVVVDKPDRKEREAILKIHARNVKLAKDVDLSIIAARTPGFVGADLANIVNEAALLAARKDKDAVEMKDFEEAIDRAIGGLEKKQRVLGDQERKIVAYHEAGHALVAASVAHADPVHKISIVSRGIAALGWTLQLPTEDRYLMTKSELLDRMAVLLGGRAAEELVFREISTGAQNDLQKSTDIARSMVMEYGMSENLGLLTFEKDRRSPYLGVSGLGYGREYGDRVADEIDREVKRIVDETYQRVRDILQRKYEKLETLANALLEKETLEGEELKALLA
- a CDS encoding ABC transporter ATP-binding protein; translated protein: MPTGAVLLTTAGFTRRKGSGMASVRLVNVTKRYGEIVAVDRVNLTVENGEFITLLGPSGCGKTTTLRMIAGLVEPSEGEIYFDDELMNAVPVNRRNVGFVFQSHALFPHMTVQENLAFGLKARGFPKQEIKKRIQEVLHLVEMVGFEKRKPHQLSGGQQQRISLARVLVGDPTVLLFDEPLSSLDFNLRNTLKFQIKELQRRTRKTAIYVTHDQSEAFAISDRIVVMDRGRIQQIGTQLDIYLRPQTPVVANFIGSHNCFRGILTEWEPESGLGVLDCEGLLLKVRMSEGYYPRATQDSTPHRVLAYLRPEEIEILDHPENEAYLNCFRGRIQQVIFEGSTLRVYVEVADRILQAEVSGKKRLSFFGKEGLNVYIGFSDLTLIREKE
- a CDS encoding long-chain-fatty-acid--CoA ligase, producing the protein MLLGDILRKNAKSEMYGNKVALIFRGESWTYQELNRQVNRLSRVLLQSGVQKGDRVAVLGRNSARYVMIYFALAKIGAIMVPVNFWYKGSEIQYTLTQSGSSVFIVHRNFSETVLPILPDLQSVRQVFYYQDPETQKSDGNPPMGPYLEELMELQSDEEPLVKVNENDPHIILYTSGTTGFPKGAVLSHKNHYLHALAWALKTGNVEEDRGLVLYPLFHTGGPDCILLPHFMVGATVIILDRPDPEDILEMVQKYRVTNIFCVPTVWRRLLAVPNLQNYDLSSVKRCLGSSDTFPPDLLNGILQHFHADVYVTYGLTEAGCILTFCRLTRQNQAKINSVGKPHPLVEVRIVNKEGKDVAVGEVGEIIARGPTIMQGYWNMPEKTAETLREGWLYSGDLGRYDEEGFIYIVGRSKDMIISGGEKIYPVEIEKLLRQHDKIKDVAVIGIPDREWGESVLAVVVPQEGAMLTKEEVIDYVRTRLAGYKKPKYVEFVETLPVTTATGKVQKAVLRERYKYLAEKG
- a CDS encoding ABC transporter permease subunit, which gives rise to MSLSGIPLDPQIKSEKEREGKGEIFYVSTPPPTHTPLPGPYLPKIQTFFLNELAYLYVLFCLLISVMPFGVTLWYSLLTRGKSPKLTLANYQYVFGSFLDSLLLSSRVSLVTLLFNFLIVIPAAYALVRCEFKGKKFVLTLLNVPLYSPAIILGIGLLLIYHFTYGLYNSFWGLCFGMMVGTFPLMLMPVMVALKDLDKVYEEAALCLGASPLYTFFKVTLPLIGPGISAGIILNFVIVWNEFLVTLFIAGPDYITAPLKVYNQILWFGYQNTTAALAATLQIISFLALMVYFKLFGSRFLKGRFF
- a CDS encoding trypsin-like peptidase domain-containing protein yields the protein MYRYIIVSLLSGLISGILVFVGVTYYENLKSGQITKLLPTASEITREVPLEESRVSEVNSSFPDEDLSEKTVIKVYERVSPSVVNIAATTLELNFWMDIVPREGQGSGFIIDNKGHILTNNHVIEDARILEVTLANGKKVPAKLVGRDPGTDLAVIQIPPSPELRPVTLGDSRKLRVGQRAIAIGNPFGFNQTVTSGVISALNRQLRISENAEVRQVIQTDASINPGNSGGPLINSRGEVIGINTAIYSRSGGSQGIGFAIPIHTAKEIADQLITQGRVIRPWLGVASGLTIIPEIAEILKLPVQEGFMVAQIYRGSPADKAGIQGGNKAYLLGSRKIMVGGDIITEIAGEKIINSDDITQIIRQQRVGEIISVGIIRGGKSLTLNVKLEASPEGS
- a CDS encoding ABC transporter permease; the protein is MKSGTQRIKQRFVPFILLLPAVTLTVLFLILPLFYLVMMSFTEGSSFFFEQKFTLDNYRELFSRYRGVIRTTVFLALASAIVDLLLGYPFAYFLQSRFPYKDLARALIIFPLFGGLYLAFGLYYLFLPKGVLSPLLERLGINVLSLLYSESSVILGMAILTFPFMVANIMTALQNIDPILKEAALCLGASRFRIFCRITLPLTWSGMVAGFLMCFGWNLGAYEIPLFLGSQAEQQVVSIKMYQQALVMSNYGLSAALGMVVMALSFSVTYLSLRFSKGALT